CCGGATTAAAGTGCCATCCCACACTGTAGGTGTCCGGCTCCTCCTTCATACAGAACAGGTCGCCAATGATCGCCCCGGTCTCCTTCAAGCTTACAGCCAGATGCGAGTCATCCTGACTTCGTTCGCTGGCGGTGGCGATGGCCTCCTCTAAGGTAGAGATACGCTCGCTAAGGAAGCAGTTGACCCGCGGATTCGCCAGGTACTCCAGCATTCCCGGTGCATCCGTCTCCCGGAAGTTTCTGATGATTAACCGGTCGGTTATAATCTCTTGCATGATGGTTCCTCCTTAAGGTGGGTGGGCGCAGTTTTGTACCCCTATTATAAACAACATGTAGGAATGATGTCTGTAACTTGGACATAGAGTGGAACTACAGGAGGCGGTGCATATGTTAATTCAGCTTAGTGTTGCTTTGGCTGCGGTTGCTTTTGTCGGACTGGTGGTATTCGTGATTCTTACGCTGCGCAAGGGAATGACTACACTCGGGGAAACCAACAAGACGCTGGGCGAGGTGAGGAATGCCATTCACGGGCTGACGGGAGAGGCAACGCAGCTCATTCACACCGCCAATCAGGTCACCCGGGATGTCAAAGGGAAGATTAAGACCATCGACCCGATTTTTGAATCTGCGCACAATGTTGGAGAG
This region of Paenibacillus sp. FSL K6-1096 genomic DNA includes:
- a CDS encoding GNAT family N-acetyltransferase — translated: MQEIITDRLIIRNFRETDAPGMLEYLANPRVNCFLSERISTLEEAIATASERSQDDSHLAVSLKETGAIIGDLFCMKEEPDTYSVGWHFNPAYEGKGYASEGARALLRYLFVEQEARRIYAYVEDDNSRSQKLCEKLGMRREGCFLEFISFTTNEDGTPKYENTQQFAILKREWVGMV
- a CDS encoding DUF948 domain-containing protein, which produces MLIQLSVALAAVAFVGLVVFVILTLRKGMTTLGETNKTLGEVRNAIHGLTGEATQLIHTANQVTRDVKGKIKTIDPIFESAHNVGEVIQTVTETFKKNATDIGQNLSQEPEKPAVKSKSGQIRVNTKFQ